A portion of the Canis lupus baileyi chromosome 6, mCanLup2.hap1, whole genome shotgun sequence genome contains these proteins:
- the FCAMR gene encoding high affinity immunoglobulin alpha and immunoglobulin mu Fc receptor: MPVLLMVCLLQAAGALKGPRLVSGKPGGAVTIRCHYAPLTINMHDRKYWCRLSPVTHICHTIVSTTHYTHLRYRGRVALADFPRRSLFVVTLAQLSPDDVGRYRCGIGNTNNMFFFSMNLTVSAGPSGSIPTATPAATELVTGSFGTASPVANGRTPGATQTIERQGTGWAGVAGTPGTTAEGRQTLGTTGAGALGTDSQGAASVWATVPIPESPASAIGGVSDTTEDVWVWDPRGSVANRARPSEEAGETTTEADGAEEETERVRTAPDVAAKVTGTRRPSTLVSEKWVQGILREATTVSEPQALGSIEGTAPAAGVWTLGPTSREMASEEGTTQGDLDRPAGDSDPQATPSQAPAAGSMRPWGKGSPMKSATPGEKNKSWILIPVSMLFPVTLVALGLLQKKLRRKRMTQETERTAGVTLIQMTYFLELSLQPDQLPLIERKMLRGDCPPQASLTVPERHPGPRGIEE, translated from the exons ctgcaggtgcattGAAGGGCCCGAGGCTGGTGTCCGGGAAGCCTGGGGGAGCTGTCACCATCCGGTGCCACTACGCCCCCTTGACCATCAACATGCACGACAGGAAGTACTGGTGTCGCCTAAGCCCCGTGACACACATCTGCCACACCATCGTGTCCACCACCCACTACACTCACCTGCGCTACCGCGGCCGCGTGGCTCTCGCTGACTTCCCGCGGAGAAGCTTGTTTGTGGTGACGCTGGCCCAGCTGTCCCCGGATGACGTGGGGCGCTACCGCTGTGGCATTGGAAACACGAACAACATGTTCTTCTTTAGCATGAACCTGACCGTCTCTGCAG GCCCTTCCGGCTCCATCCCCACGGCCACTCCGGCTGCCACTGAGCTCGTCACGGGATCCTTTGGAACAGCATCACCAGTGGCCAACGGACGGACCCCAGGAGCCACCCAGACCATAGAAAGACAGGGGACAGGATGGGCCGGAGtcgctgggactccaggaacaacAGCTGAGGGAAGGCAGACCCTGGGAACAACAGGGGCAGGAGCTCTAGGGACGGACAGCCAGGGAGCGGCCTCTGTCTGGGCAACGGTCCCTATTCCAGAGAGTCCGGCTTCAGCGATCGGAGGCGTGTCCGACACAACAGAAGATGTTTGGGTGTGGGACCCCAGAGGCTCGGTAGCCAACAGGGCTCGGCCCAGCGAGGAAGCGGGGGAGACAACTACTGAGGCCgatggagcagaggaagaaacagagagggTCAGAACAGCCCCGGATGTAGCTGCGAAGGTCACAGGGACCCGTAGGCCATCAACTCTGGTCTCCGAAAAATGGGTGCAGGGAATCCTTCGAGAAGCAACAACTGTTTCTGAGCCACAAGCTCTGGGCTCCATTGAAGGAACTGCTCCAGCTGCAGGTGTGTGGACCCTGGGCCCCACCAGCAGAGAGATGGCATCCGAGGAAGGAACCACCCAAGGGGACCTAGACAGGCCTGCTGGAGACAGCGATCCCCAAGCCACACCGAGCCAGGCCCCAGCTGCTGGGTCCATGAGGCCCTGGGGCAAGGGGTCCCCCATGAAGAG CGCTACtccaggagagaaaaacaaatcttggATCCTGATTCCGGTATCTATGCTGTTCCCCGTTACGCTTGTGGCTCTTGGCCTATTGCAAAAGAAGCTCCGGAGAAAGAGGATGA CTCAGGAGACAGAGAGGACTGCAGGGGTCACCTTGATTCAGATGACATATTTCCTGGAACTGAGCCTCCAGCCAGACCAGCTGCCTCTCATAGAAAGGAAGATGCTCCGGGGTGACTGTCCTCCCCAGGCCAGTCTGACAGTCCCGGAGAGGCACCCCGGACCCCGAGGAATAGAAGAGTAA
- the PIGR gene encoding polymeric immunoglobulin receptor encodes MRPLFLACLLAVFPVVSTKSPIFGPQEVNIVEGGSASITCYYPATSVNRHTRKYWCRQGAKGRCTTLISSDGYVSKDYEGRANITNFPDSSTFVMNIDHLTQNDSGRYKCGLGINSRGLSFDVSLDVSKGPGPLGDTEVYTADLGGTVTINCPFKPENSEKKKSVCKKTDKGCVTVIDSTGEVNSDYGGRIELEIMGTDQLTFSFIIKQVQLSDAGRYVCQIGEDTIGEKSNVDLQVLKPEPNLLYGDLRGSVIFDCALGSDVENMAKFLCRMSNEEACDVVINTLGKKDRSFEGRILLIPKNKRSFSVHITNLRKEDAGNYLCGAHSDGEPQKGSPIQAWQLFVNEETVIPPSPSVVKGVVGGSVAVFCPYKPKETNSLKYWCRWEDTQNGLCRSLVESDGGVTEQYEGRLALHEEPGNGTYTVILNQLTANDAGFYWCLTNGDTHWRSMVKLQVVEGEPSLKVPNNVTALVGETLKLPCHFPCKYYSYEKYWCKWSNKDCKILPSQGEGPSDAFVNCDQNSQIVSLSLDPVSKEDEGWYWCGVKNGLRYGETMAVYVAVKEKVKGSQDVSQVNAAPGEEAVESNVRKVESKVVQNPRLLVDNVAVETGDAAGGNRASVDTSSSAGQSGTSKVLLSTLVPLGLVLAVGAVVVAVLRARHRKNVDRISIRSYRTDISMSDFENSRDFGANDNMGASQVIQETTLEGHDECSAATTTTEKTMESEEPKKAKRSSKEEADMAYTAFLLQTNNMAADVQEGHGEA; translated from the exons ATGAGGCCCCTCTTCCTCGCCTGCCTGCTGGCTGTCTTTCCAG TGGTCTCCACGAAGAGTCCCATATTCGGTCCCCAGGAAGTGAACATTGTGGAAGGTGGCTCAGCATCCATCACATGCTACTATCCAGCCACCTCTGTCAACCGGCATACCCGGAAGTACTGGTGCCGGCAGGGAGCCAAGGGCCGCTGCACAACCCTCATCTCTTCGGACGGCTACGTCTCCAAGGACTACGAGGGCAGAGCCAACATCACCAACTTCCCAGACAGCAGCACATTTGTGATGAACATTGACCACCTCACCCAGAATGACTCTGGGCGCTATAAGTGTGGTCTGGGCATTAACAGCCGAGGCTTGTCCTTTGATGTGAGCCTGGATGTCAGCAAGG GTCCTGGGCCCCTAGGTGACACTGAAGTCTACACAGCTgacttgggtggcacagtgacCATCAACTGCCCTTTCAAGCCTGAGAATTCTGAGAAGAAGAAGTCTGTGTGTAAGAAGACAGACAAGGGCTGTGTCACAGTCATTGACTCCACTGGAGAAGTCAACTCTGACTATGGTGGCAGAATAGAGCTCGAAATTATGGGCACCGACCAATTAACGTTCAGCTTCATTATCAAGCAAGTCCAGCTCAGTGATGCTGGGAGGTACGTCTGCCAGATTGGGGAAGATACCATTGGTGAGAAGAGCAACGTTGACCTCCAAGTGCTGAAGCCTGAGCCTAACCTGCTTTATGGAGATCTGAGGGGCTCCGTGATCTTTGACTGTGCCCTGGGCTCCGACGTGGAAAATATGGCCAAATTTCTGTGCCGGATGAGCAATGAGGAAGCCTGCGATGTGGTCATCAACACCCTGGGGAAGAAGGATCGGTCTTTTGAGGGCAGGATCCTGCTCATTCCCAAGAACAAGCGCTCCTTCAGCGTGCATATCACCAACCTGAGGAAAGAGGATGCAGGGAACTACCTGTGTGGTGCCCATTCTGATGGCGAGCCTCAAAAAGGCTCACCCATCCAGGCCTGGCAACTCTTTGTCAATGAAG AGACCGTAATTCCTCCTAGCCCCTCTGTGGTGAAAGGTGTGGTCGGAGGCTCTGTGGCGGTGTTCTGTCCCTACAAGCCTAAGGAAACAAACAGCCTGAAGTACTGGTGTCGCTGGGAAGACACTCAAAATGGTCTCTGCCGATCTCTGGTGGAGAGTGATGGGGGGGTTACGGAGCAGTACGAGGGCAGGCTCGCACTGCATGAAGAGCCAGGCAATGGCACCTACACGGTCATCCTCAACCAGCTCACCGCCAACGATGCTGGCTTCTACTGGTGTCTGACCAACGGCGATACTCACTGGAGGTCCATGGTGAAGCTCCAGGTCGTCGAAG GAGAACCGAGCCTCAAGGTGCCCAACAATGTCACTGCTTTGGTAGGAGAGACTTTGAAGCTCCCCTGCCACTTCCCATGCAAATATTACTCCTATGAGAAATACTGGTGCAAATGGAGTAACAAAGATTGCAAAATCCTGCCCAGCCAAGGCGAAGGGCCCAGCGACGCCTTTGTGAACTGTGACCAGAATAGCCAGATCGTTTCTTTGTCTTTGGACCCAGTCTCCAAGGAGGATGAAGGCTGGTACTGGTGTGGAGTGAAGAACGGCCTCCGATACGGAGAGACCATGGCTGTCTACGTGGCAGTCAAGGAGAAGGTAAAAG GGTCCCAAGATGTCAGCCAGGTGAATGCTGCTCCTGGTGAGGAGGCGGTAGAGTCAAATGTCCGGAAGGTTGAGAGCAAAGTCGTTCAGAATCCCAGGCTTTTGGTGGACAACGTAGCAGTGGAGACTGGAGACGCTGCTGGTGGGAACAGAGCATCCGTAGACACCAGCAG CTCCGCAGGACAAAGCGGGACCTCCAAAGTGCTTCTctccaccctggtgcccctgggcCTGGTGCTGGCAGTGGGGGCCGTGGTAGTGGCGGTGCTCAGAGCGCGGCATAGGAAGAATGTCG ACCGGATTTCGATTAGAAGCTACAGGACCGACATTAGCATGTCAGACTTTGAGAACTCCAGGGATTTTGGTGCCAATGACAACATGGGAGCCTCTCAAGTCATTCAGGAGACAACTCTCGAAGGACATGATG AGTGCagtgctgccaccaccaccaccgagaAGACCATGGAGTCTGAAGAACCCAAGAAGGCAAAACGA TCCTCCAAGGAGGAAGCCGACATGGCCTACACCGCCTTCTTGCTCCAGACCAACAACATGGCTGCCGACGTCCAGGAGGGCCACGGGGAAGCCTAG